One window from the genome of Heptranchias perlo isolate sHepPer1 chromosome 22, sHepPer1.hap1, whole genome shotgun sequence encodes:
- the LOC137340835 gene encoding large ribosomal subunit protein uL3-like: MSHRKFSAPRHGHTGFLPRKRSCRHRGKVKTWPKDDPSKPVHLTAFLGYKAGMTHILRETHRPGQKISKREAVEAVTIIDTPPLIVVGIVGYVETPRGLRTFKTIFAEHISDECKRRFYKNWYKSKKKAFTKYSKKWQDEVGKKQLEKDFEAMKRYCKIIRVIVHTQMRLLPLRQKKAHIMEIQLNGGTIGEKVDWAHEKLEKQVLVNTVFYQNEMIDVIGVTKGKGFKGVTSRWHTKKLPRKTHKGLRKVACIGAWHPARVGYTIARAGQKGFFHRTEINKKVYRVGQGIHVEDGKVVKNNAATHYDMTEKSITPMGGFPHYGEVNNDYVMIKGCVLGTKKRVLTLRKSLMVHTKRSAVEPVELKFIDTTSKFGFGHFQTPEEKRAFMGPLKKDLVQGKASSQIDS; the protein is encoded by the exons ATG TCACATCGCAAGTTTTCGGCACCCAGACATGGGCACACGGGATTTCTTCCTCGTAAGAGAAGTTGCAGAcacagagggaaagtgaaaaccTGGCCTAAGGATGATCCCAGTAAGCCAGTGCATTTGACAGCTTTCCTGGGCTACAAAGCCGGCATGACTCATATCCTGCGGGAAACACACAGACCTGGCCAGA AGATTTCAAAACGAGAAGCAGTGGAGGCTGTTACTATAATTGATACTCCACCACTGATAGTCGTTGGGATTGTTGGGTACGTGGAGACTCCCAGGGGACTGCGGACGTTCAAGACAATCTTTGCAGAACACATAAGTGACGAATGCAAGCGACGTTTCTACAAGAACTG GTACAAGAGCAAGAAGAAAGCCTTTACTAAATACAGCAAGAAATGGCAGGACGAGGTGGGGAAAAAACAACTGGAGAAAGATTTCGAAGCCATGAAGAGGTATTGCAAGATCATCAGAGTCATTGTTCATACTCAG ATGAGACTGCTGCCTCTGCGTCAGAAAAAGGCCCATATCATGGAAAtccaattgaatggaggaaccaTTGGGGAGAAAGTGGACTGGGCACACGAGAAACTGGAGAAACAGGTCCTAGTGAACACTGTCTTTTATCAAAACGAGATGATAGATGTAATTGGTGTCACCAAAGGAAAGGGATTCAAAG GCGTCACGTCCCGCTGGCATACCAAAAAGCTGCCGCGGAAGACTCACAAAGGTCTGCGTAAGGTTGCTTGCATTGGAGCCTGGCACCCAGCTCGAGTTGGGTACACTATTGCCCGTGCAGGGCAAAAGGGTTTTTTCCACCGTACAGAAATCAATAAAAAG GTCTATCGTGTTGGACAAGGTATCCATGTAGAAGATGGCAAAGTGGTGAAAAATAACGCTGCCACTCATTATGATATGACTGAGAAGAGCATTACTCCAATG GGTGGATTTCCACATTATGGTGAAGTGAACAATGACTATGTTATGATAAAAGGCTGTGTTCTTGGAACAAAGAAACGTGTTCTTACGCTCAGAAAG TCTCTAATGGTTCACACTAAACGGTCTGCTGTTGAACCAGTCGAGCTCAAGTTCATTGACACAACTTCCAAATTTGGCTTTGGACACTTCCAGACCCCCGAGGAGAAGAGAGCCTTCATG GGGCCGCTCAAGAAAGATCTGGTGCAAGGGAAGGCCAGTAGCCAGATCGATTCTTAA